From Camelina sativa cultivar DH55 chromosome 5, Cs, whole genome shotgun sequence:
TTCAGCAAGAAGCAAACTTGCTGGAATTGAAGTTGCTACTAAGGTTCCTACTCCAACAAGAGCTTGCCTTCTCTTCCAGGTGTTTACTCTTCCATTTTGGTAATCTATTGAAGTGTTAATACAAACCAATCCACACAAGCCTATGTgatattagaagaaaattttggtttcttacTATTCTCTGAGGAGTCAAGCTTGTCGCCAGATGAAAGTAAGCAACAAGCTTTGAGTGATGGATTTGAACAGAGAATCTCTGTCTGGTAAGAAAATGAATCAATGTATACATAAATCAATCAACAATAATGGTTTGAATTTTTCAGAAATTGAGATAAAGTGGAAACAGAGCAGTGTTACTAAACCTTGTGGGGAATCGTTGGTGAGACACCATAGCAGATTGAGAGTGAAGAGACTGCCATAATGGCTACAATTCACAAGACTGTAGATGATCAATGAACATTGCCTTCCTGTTCTGTGTGGATAAGTAATTTCTAATTTTCGTCATTTTTCTGAGTTCTCCATTCATTACcgtggataaatggataatgaAAGATCCAAACATACATGTGGTGCAgatgaattttaaaaatcatctgcTAAGATGACAAGTCTACATTAGTAAGTTGACATTTTAGGCGTTTTGTGAGAGTTTAATGATGAGATTAGTCATCAGCGAAAAACATAGAACTTGAATTCAAAATTAAACTGCAACATGAATGTATTGTAAAACGTTTTTGCTCCAAATACTACAAATACCATATGATGGTAATAATATCTTAAAGCAAAACTGAGACTACAAGAGACAAAAACCACAAGTCTGATTTGATAATTGCAGAGATAGATCAAACTTAGATGATGCCTATTTTGTTAGCAACATCCAAAGCGTCATAGTCGGGTGTAAGCCTCACGTAAGCCTTCTTGGTTCCATCAGGCCTTGCAGCAAACAAACATAACACATTGTGTCAAAATACATTACACACAATCAAACTCACAATATATACAACAAAGCTTTAAAGAAAACTCTCATTGAAGTTATACCTGATGAGGGTGTTGACCTTCTTAGTCTGGATGTCATACATCTTCTTAACAGCATCCTTAATCTTCTTTTTGTCAGCACGAATGTCAACAATGAAGACAAGAGTGTTGTTGTCTTCAATCTTCTTCATCGCAGACTCAGTGGTGAGTGGGTACTTAAGGATTTGGTAATGATCCAACTTGTTCCTTGGGGTAGCACTGATTCTGTCGTACTTAGGGTTTCTGGGCAAGGTAAGAGTCTTTGGCCTGTGGAAGGTGACCTTAGTCCTAatcttcttatccttcttcttgaAGGTTTGACCAGACTTCACAGCCTTTGCCGCCTTCAATGCCTTGGCCTTGGGATCGGCCTTCTTCGTAGTATCAACTGCATTACAACACAACACAGAGATTAAGCAACCAACACAACTACATTTGCTTCAACATCAAGACCAAATGAATTCATCTACATATCATATTCACTTCTATACATGGAAACTCCAAAAAGAACATCTACAACCCCAAATTCAATTCGATTCATGATTACTCCAAAAATCTTAACTAAGGTGAAGCTAAGCTGAAGTCTAGTAAAAGATTCAAATCTAATTTGTTCAAAGTAATGGTTCAATACGGAATCTGGttataaatggaaaaaaagatcGTACCTTTAGCCGGAGACATGGCTTAGAGTGATTCTTGTTCAGACTCGAAATCTgtaaaaaacccagaaaaccaAACTCAGTTTAACAAATCAAGAAACGAAATGTAAGAAGATTTGGAGCTCACTGTTAAGAAGGGGGAGAGAGACGACGAACGTACCTGGGAGGGGTGAAGGCAGGAAACGGGAAACCCTAGCCACCCGCCGCTTACAAATATATAGTGAGAACTGAAACCCTAAAATGTTGAAGTGATTTCTTTGGGCCTTTAATATTGTAAATGGGCCTTCCAAAAATACTTCAACTATTATCGCTTGGCTTGTCTAGTGAAAAGGATTATTATAGAGAAAAGGATTATTATAGTTCATATCAcctgtttcatattaagtgtcattttaagATTTTTCACATATCATGTAGattaagaaaatcaataaattttctattttaccctttatcaatatattatttattttttctattggtcaatacattaaattagtagggataaaattaaaaaatttatcaaacatctaccttaaaaatacaaaatgacacttattttgtaacaaaatatttagcctaaaataatatgtaatatgaaacagagggagtatgttTTATCTTTAAACTCAACTGCTAATTGCCTAATTTAATGTTCTCTTATATTTTCTTACGATAGTGTATTTAATTAGCAAATAAGACGTTGAGTGAACACTTAtctaatttatttaatcaaaaagttagaaaaataaataatttataaaagaaatttgttcaatttatttattttttatttcatagagGAATGAGTAAGTTTGGGATAACTAGCTacttaaaattaatcattaattgGTACTAGACTTATGCGACACACCGCCTAAAATCATGAGTTGAAATTAATTCACGTTGCTTACAAATATATAGTGGATGGAAACTGAAACCCTAAACATTATTGATTACTTTGGGCTTCGATATGGCTTGGCTTGTttagagaaaaatattattatagagAGATCATTATAGTGAGGTAACCCAATATTAATCAGCCTATGTGAGGTCgtatgttttatatttaaactGAACTGCTAATTCAATGTTCTCTTATTTTCTTACGTTCATGTCTGGTTGATTATGCTGGGACAATATATTTAACAAGCAAATAATAGACGTTGAATGAACATTTAtctaatttatttaatcaaaaaattataaaactacaaaatttataaaagaaatttgttcaatttatttaatttttatttcagaGAGGAATGAGTAAGTTTGGGATAACTAGATACTTAAAATTGATCATTAAATTTGTACTCGACTTGTGCGACGCACCGTCTAAAATCATGAGTTAAAATTAATTCACGTTGCATACAAATTGGTAGATAGTAATGTCATGTGAATAATACAGAGAGGTGTGTTcatcttattgatttttttttatgtagtgattgcaaatgaaaataataaagtgAATGTTGAGTTATATAGTGTTGGTAAGTTTACATTATGATACTCTTATTGATACCATTAAGCtaatattgataaaatattttttttattgataatatAATGTGCCTTTGACAAAAttaagctaatttttttttttgctagtgGGAAAAAATAAGCTAATAATACTTACTTATTTGTGTTCTTAATTGATATCATAGTGAgcctttggccataagctcttaaCTTATTTCTAGTTTGATGTTATCTCAGGCCTAACTGaatattttcctaattttttgacattttctcattaaatattataacttaaatattctttcctctttttttcagatattaaaTAACATTCTTAACAATTTATATTGAAATCAATATTGTTATTGAATAATATACCAGCTTTTATCGAATTTAGAACAAACTTATACTATCAAAGTTTATAATCTTGGCTTTACCAACACTACGAAAAGGGGTCAGGAACATTACATCAATTAATTTGCATtttgaacccagaaaaaaatctattaatttgcaTCTAAAAATAAGTGATACTAATTTGAATGACTTATTTCTActcagatacaaaaaaaaaaagatataatgtAACATCAATTTCAATAATTGATGTCATTATTGATTTGTGTTGCATCAATTAATTGAAGTTGATGTAAATCAAGATCCATTTGCAtcattttacaaatattaatacatatagataaatttacattatttagaaaataatacaaaaaattaaatcaataaaacaattatgcTAATTAAGAACTAAGCATCAATTGTAAAAGTGATGTAACTATATTTAGTGACCTTGATGTTTTTATGATGTAAAAACTGGTAAAAGTTTAATAAGTAACTACTAGTATTAGTATaacaatattcaaaataattattgcAATGAATGCaaaatatttgcatcaacaCTTCTAGaatcacatatataaataatgtaaaaCTTATTAGCATCAATTATAATGAtgctaatatataaaataagtgaCATTGCACAAAACActtctttatttaatttgtagtacaaaaccaaacactaagaaaacaaaacaactatttGATCTTAGTAGTTTTGTGAAGAGTTTTAAGCTGAGTAAATTagtaattacaaaatgaaagtTTCAGTGGCGTGCTGCTATTGACGTGAAAAGACATACAAATTTGATAGTACTTATTTATTTTACGTCAAGTTACAAGTTACACCTTCTTTGGTTTTttgtctttccaaaaaaatttaaacattaattatcCCAAACAGATAGTATAAAATGAATTGTTACTAGTCGAACTAATTCTAAATCGATCATTGAAAACATAGAATCTTTGACTAaacccaaaaagagaaaaacgaAAATCTAGAAACTATTTTTGTCACGAATCTAAATCATGGTTTGGCTTGACATGTAAAGTTCATTCCTATAATGACTTCTACTTACAGGTTTAAAGGATGACTATACTCCTATAATGACTTCTACTTAACAGGTTTAAAGGATGACTACAGTACAGACTACTCAGTCTCCAATATAATCAATCATAGTCATACGTTCATGATTCatccataaaaaaattaaaaaccttttCACGAGGGTCCTTTAATTAGACTTCTCATCTCAGCTGTACACGTGTCATGATGACTCCTCCAATCACGTGCGAGATCCCAAATCCATTGAGCAACCGCCACGTGGAAATTTTAAAACAGAGACGTCTCTTTGGCTGGTCCAAGTATATCTCTGTGGAATGGCTACTAACCACAACAGTCGTACGTAGTTAGTATCCTCTTCAATCTTTCTCCTTATTACCATATTTACCCTCGCCGTCTCTTCAAATTTCCATCTTCTTAccccaaattaaataaacacaGCTTccgctcctcctcctcatcaatCTCTCCCCGCCGCCTCCGCCGCAATTCCATCGCCGGAAAAATGGTTGAGCCAGCTATTCCAGATTCCGACGAAGGGATCTCGCTGCTCGAGTTTCACGGTAACGGTGACCGTTCCTGGCAGTTAAATTTCGACGATTTCCAGGTTTCTCCGGCGCACATGGAGAAGAAGACTCCGAGCAAACTACACAACTGTCTTGGTTGTTTGGGTAAATCTTCTTGCTTCTCCACTCCACTCGAcatttccattttcttcttcagtttcaccttcttcttctgtgataagagaattgatatgtttttgtttgctaTTTTTAGCATCTTTTAGATTCTTAATTAGATATTTATTGAAGTTGAGATTTTTTGGAATCTTTTTGGATGTTGAAGTGATTGAACATGATTGACTTGTTGTATAGTCTTTTAGCCTGATTTGAAGAAGCTATggtggtaacaaaaaaaaacagaatctttgctttgttgttgttgacattAAAGAAAGAGTCTTTATTTCTTTCTGTTCTATTGGTAAAATTGTGATCTCAATTGAATTAGTGAGAAGAAACTGTAGCTGAAATGAATTGGATTTGATCTGAAGCTTATGTGCGTCTTTGAGTTTTCTCAGGTCCGGAAGACAATGTGGCAGATTATTACCAGCAGCAAGTAGAGATGCTTGAAGGCTTTACTGAAATGGATGAACTTGCTGAACGCGGCTTTGTTCCTGGAATGTCCAAGGTTTGATGAGGCTATGCATTTGTTATAAACTTATGATgcatttgttcttgtttattgattctTGTATGAATTACTCTGTCTTGTGCACATATAGGAAGAGCAGGATAGTTTGGCTAAAAGCGAGACATTGGCGATTAGAATATCGAACATTGCAAACATGCTTCTTTTTGCTGCTAAAGTCTATGCTTCTGTCACTAGTGGCTCTTTAGCGATCATTGCCTCCACACTGGActctcttcttgatcttctttctGGCTTCATCCTGTGGTTTACCGCCTTCTCTATGCAGACACCGAACCCGTATCAGTATCCCATTGGCAAGAAACGGATGCAACCACTGGTTTGTATCATCATCCTCTTTAAGACTGACTATATATGCTCATTCATGTGTCTTCCATTAGTAGATTTCTATTATATGTTATGTTTATTGAATCAGCTGAAGCAAGCTTGCCTAGTTGTTTTGTGCTATTGATTTCTCTGTGCAACTGTTAAAAACTACGGCAAGTCTACAAAGTTTTTCCTATTTCTTCAATATGTGCATTCTTGCTTCAAATTCTCTCAGGGAATCCTAGTCTTTGCATCAGTGATGGCAACACTTGGGTTGCAGATTATCTTGGAATCTCTTCGCACAATGTTGTCCAGCGTATGTCTGATACTTGATCACCTAGCTTTGGTCTAGAGCtttttttaaagtcaatacATTATTCACGAAATCTCTTTCATATAGCACAAGGAGTTCAACCTAACAAAAGAGCAAGAGAGTTGGGTGGTTGGGATCATGCTTTCTGTTACATTGGTCAAACTGCTTCTGGTCCTCTACTGCAGATCATTCACTAACGAGATCGTTAAAGCTTATGCTCAAGATCACTTCTTCGACGTCATCACAAACATCATTGGACTCATTGCAGTAATCCTCGCCAATTACATTGATGATTGGATCGATCCAGTTGGAGCTATCATTGTAAGTCTCcacatttataaaaacaaaatcaagtctTTTTATCCTCTCCTTGCTGAAAATTGTCTCTTAATTCACGCAGCTTGCAATATACACGATACGAACATGGTCAATGACGGTATTGGAGAACGTGAACTCTCTTGTTGGGAAATCAGCAAGACCAGAGTATCTGCAGAAACTAACTTACCTGTGTTGGAACCACCACAAGGCCATTAGGCACATCGACACAGTGAGGGCTTACACATTTGgatctcattattttgtggaGGTTGACATTGTTCTTCCTTCTGACATGCCTCTGCAAGTGGCTCACGACATTGGAGAATCGCTGCAAGAGAAGCTCGAGCTGCTAGAGGAGATCGAAAGGGCTTTTGTGCATCTTGATTATGAGTACACTCACAAACCTGAGCACGCTAGTAGATCCCACAGTTAGTTAGCTGTTTATCTTTTCAAGATGTCTACGTTTCCAAATCTTTTGACAACTTAAAAATCTCCAGTGTATTGTTTAGTAGACAATTGTGAGATAAAAAGGAATGATTTTTGTAACTAGCTACTTGCGTGTTTCATTTCATTTAGCAACAAGATGCTTTCCCCTACTCACGCACACATATGTTAAATGTACTAGTCTCAAGCAGATGACGTTACTGAAACCATCCATATTCACTACAACTTATAAAAAGTCTTAAATCCAAAGTCATATTGGTTTGACTTTGACGTATTAGAAAAAGTTGTAGTAGAttttgtcccacatcggaaagGTGAGGCGTGTGAGTGCTGTGAAGACTAGTATAAAGTATTGAGGGTGGACGACTGGTGAAAACTGCCTTAAACTAATGAGTAAGGAAAACAAAGCGAACGGTGAGAGCCGGTCGCAGCGCCTAATTAAATCGTGAAAACGTTTAAAAAATGGCGCAAGAATTTATGGAAGGGTAAATAGCTAGAATGTTTCAAATGTTGTATGTGCAGGGGAGTGGGTTTTTGGAGTTTGCTTGCTTTGATGATAttctaaatttgtttgtttgtttggtatgGCAGATGAGTACAGTAGAGAACCTGGGGAATTCGATCCTGGgatggaagaaggtgaagacaGGCCTATAGATCCAATTTCGGATATTGATATTACAAGAATCAATAGTCTTATGTTCAATTCAAGTGATGTCTAAGTGATGCTATCTTTTGTGTCAAACTGTCAATGATCTTTTTATTCAAACTTATCTTTAGCGGTTATTAATGGATTATGGTAATTAGTAGTACAGTGTCTGATGTCcatctaataaataaaaaaaagaaaatgagatgcCTCTGTTACCTAAGCCTAAAAGTCCATACTTCCTACAGACTAAACCCAAATCAATCGTTTATTACTTGTTATCTTCCTCTTTCATATATATCCTTGAAAGGCACAAAACTTGTGACGGTAATAATTTTGAGAACAAAGTAACTGAAAACACATTACAGTATTTGGTGAAAAAGGCAATTGTCCAAAACCacgattacaaaaaaattgttagattTGATAACGTTAAGGGGTGTCGAGTGGTCAACTACTATACTACATTACaagtttttaataatactagTTTTTGAACCCATGCGTATATTTTGGTGAAATGTATACATGATAGAtgataattatgaaatattaacttataaaaaactttaaattactattaaggtaAAAACTTTTTTGCAAGCTTCTTCACACTCTTCCGctgaataatcattcaaaaccTCACTTTTTaaactaccacacaacttgttagcCAATCAAACTCCATGATCAAAATCATTGCttcttttcttgtaaaatttGTACAATTTATGTAAACCAACATAGTCATATATTCACTCAATTATTGATACTTTTACAGTATACTTACTTGGTTTTAGATTCACatgtattgaaacttctcaaaccaaaatcgttaaaaaatgttaaataatgaaGTGGCTAATCCCTATTGGatgttaataatatagaaaattttgtaaattataaatatgttaaataataaagTGGCTAATCCCTATTGAATGTTTAAAATCTTAGGGAGACAGCCTTAGAaccttatagctcctacttttatttagtataatttgGCAAAACGATATGTCTCGtaccaaccaaaccaaagtcAATAGTAATAATATTTGGTACAAGTTAACCATAAAACCACTAAATCTAAATTCCAATTCTGTGGTTTTTTTAGTCAGATTTCTTCTGGAACCCAACAAATcgctttcttcttttcatctctTCTCCGACACCGTTACTTCGTCAGTTGTACTACTATATAACTGAATGCGTTTTGGCTTATAAAAAATCTTTGGCACCATTCAATAGTACATATctctttaaataaaataaaaaaaaaaaagcctttcaCACATTCAAACACTACATAAAGTGAGAGTATTAATAGCAGTATAAAGTGAGAGTATCACACATTCAAACACTACATATAGTTGAGTTGTGAGAAAATTTACACGGTGTTTTCGAAAAGACAAACGTTATAATAGAACTAAGTCATAACTCGCAgaaatgttttttattattatttttatgtgtaatttgtagttttttaaattatgatttaatatataacaaacatatTTGAAATGAAGTagcaaatttaacaaaatacagaaaattTTACAACGCAAAttcttatttgtattttcttcattattaaCTGCATAATcctaaattttgttattaatttaattaaacaattataagTCACATAGACAAACAacattattatttcttttgtcGAACTAGCCAAGaaataccaaagaaaataacatgAGCCAAGAATATTTTATCTGGACGCAAACAACAAACCGGACATGCAATTTTGATTAAACTACTCAATAGAAATCTTTATTGTGCTTAAATCAATTACACAGATTTGTTGACGACAGACCAAAATTAGGTCTTGCTGGACTTGGTACGTTGATGTGGTGAACTGGTTATTAAGACAATTTACATGAAAAACAACATGATATTAAGATAAAAGAAACGTGGTATGAGAATGAAGTTTTCCTTCTCAGTACAAAGAGTTGGTGTTTTCACGAGACGTATAGCCAGCTTTGAGCTTTGGTGCTTTCTGTTTGACGAAGAAGAACGCAGAGAGAACACTCTTTTTCCGGACAGGAGCTTGAATGATCTCTCGTCGTGGGTTATTGTCAAGTGACTTGTGTGCTGCCAGAAGTTTGGGAACCTCCAAATCCTGAGGAAGCCACAAACTTGTCTTATCAAAACCATAGACGTAGctcatataataaatatacagCTCTTTCATTTTAATCTGTTGCCAATTAACTACTCGATTCATGGGACATTTGTTCCATGTAAAAATTGTAAACTCTTAAGATTTACCTTATGGGCAACACCGTATGCGGGCTTTGTGACAGTGGATACTACTGCAGTAACACCTGAGACCTGAGAACCAGCCAAAGGCTTCTTGTTTataatgtcttcttcatcacctGCATGAGTTTCAATGTATATTATCAATCTCACTGGATCATGAGTTACAAATGAAGAAATGCTATGCTTGATTCTTCTTCAAGTCCCTCTTTCTCGTACCTAATAGATGGAAAACTCCAAATGTCTTTGTGAAAGCTTTTGAATCTTTGGAGCTGCACAATAAGTATGTATTAGTTGTGTCTAGTTATCAAGAACGTGGGAAATAGTAGTAAAGCTTCTGTCAAGGCTCACCTTGGTGCAACTGTAAGGGTAAACTTGGTCTCTGAGCCTAAAAGCCAGGAGAGTGATTTTGATGCAGGGGCATCTAAGTGAGTGAAACCAAGCATCACTAAAAATGTTTGATAGTTGACTACTTATATAAACTAATAAGCTCCAAGGGGGAGGACATGGCACCTGAAGGTTGGAGACGGGATATAGCTTGGTAATGATTCTGTCTTGTGTTAGTTCGTCTGAGAGGACTAAAGTGTACCCGCCCGCTTGTTAACAGAATCTATAACAAAATccagagaaaacagaggattcaGATATCAATAGCAATTAGCAGAATATTGACAAGAGCCAAGAAAAACACTTACTTGGGTAGAAAGTAATGCTTGTGATGCAATGGGATAACTGCTAATAGCTGTTGCTGTCTAAGACCTTCTTTGTCGATATATGTCCGGCATGTAAGCAGTTGCtgatgatacaaaaaaaaccttaaggGAGAGAATGTTTACAAGATCAATAAATATAAGATCAATAAAGAAGTGTGTTGCTAGCTTACCTGGCTAACACAAGAAGCTCTCAACACCATAGTTGAAATGTCTGAATTTTGCTGATCAAATAGATCCAGTAAGCTTGGAAGCAACAGTTACAAGGTGACCAACAGCATTAATTAGAGCCTTTACAGTGTAGTCCTTCAAATTGTCCAATACCCTAACAAAAAGGAGGTAATGCAATGAGAaaatatgaagaacaaaattATCATAGAAAGCTATATATAAGTAATATGGTTGAATTAAAAGATGTTACATTTGCTTCTGCTATATAGGTAAGACTTTTTCACAGTAATCAGCAGCTGAGGCCTCAAGTTCTTGCGCTCGTGTTACATAAAAGTTGGAGAataaacaatccaaacaaaacagaagTTTCTTTGTCGAGTATTCTCCACGTAAAACTCTAGATCACAAAAGCTAAAGAAAAACGCAGATTACAAAGCTATTGTATTAATAATCCCAATAGCTAATAATACTGACCCCAGATGCAAGTCTTGAAGAACTGTAGTACACAAACCGACAATCATTAGTTTCGTATATTACTAATCTCTTAACAATGGCTAAAACCTTTACTAAACCACAGCTACTCTAAGACAAGAGAGACACAGTGATGAACAAAGGGAAACACCATTGAGCACTAGAAGAGTccatttaatttcaaaaacaaaaaaaaatcttttgaaataACTTACTAATGataattctaaaaatattttagtatatatttttataattatccgGCTTATAACTCCAACAA
This genomic window contains:
- the LOC104788886 gene encoding protein ABIL1-like → KAFTKTFGVFHLLGDEEDIINKKPLAGSQVSGVTAVVSTVTKPAYGVAHKDLEVPKLLAAHKSLDNNPRREIIQAPVRKKSVLSAFFFVKQKAPKLKAGYTSRENTNSLY
- the LOC104785490 gene encoding 60S ribosomal protein L23a-1, with translation MSPAKVDTTKKADPKAKALKAAKAVKSGQTFKKKDKKIRTKVTFHRPKTLTLPRNPKYDRISATPRNKLDHYQILKYPLTTESAMKKIEDNNTLVFIVDIRADKKKIKDAVKKMYDIQTKKVNTLIRPDGTKKAYVRLTPDYDALDVANKIGII
- the LOC104785491 gene encoding metal tolerance protein 11, producing MVEPAIPDSDEGISLLEFHGNGDRSWQLNFDDFQVSPAHMEKKTPSKLHNCLGCLGPEDNVADYYQQQVEMLEGFTEMDELAERGFVPGMSKEEQDSLAKSETLAIRISNIANMLLFAAKVYASVTSGSLAIIASTLDSLLDLLSGFILWFTAFSMQTPNPYQYPIGKKRMQPLGILVFASVMATLGLQIILESLRTMLSSHKEFNLTKEQESWVVGIMLSVTLVKLLLVLYCRSFTNEIVKAYAQDHFFDVITNIIGLIAVILANYIDDWIDPVGAIILAIYTIRTWSMTVLENVNSLVGKSARPEYLQKLTYLCWNHHKAIRHIDTVRAYTFGSHYFVEVDIVLPSDMPLQVAHDIGESLQEKLELLEEIERAFVHLDYEYTHKPEHASRSHS